A segment of the Desulfofundulus kuznetsovii DSM 6115 genome:
AAATTGAGGACGGAGGCGGGGCCGAGGCCCTGGATGGCCGAGGCCGGCTCCTGAGGCATGGAAGCCGAATGAGCCGGGAACCCCGCCGGAGTCCGAAAATTGAGCGCTAGTTTGGTCCGCGAGGCTCATGGAGCGAGCGAGAGCTAAATCACGCTTGTCGAATAACTCAGTGAAGGGTCAGTAGGTGGGGCCGGGTTGAGCACCCGTTATCCATGCTTGCAGTATCGCCGCAAAGGTTTTGCCCTTGCGGCCGTACTGGCCGAGGCCCCGGACCGTGAGGCCGGGGTGAATCTGGGTGGTACCACGGAAAGATCTCCGTCCCGGTAAGAAGGACGGGGTTTTTTTATGGCAGCAAAGGAGGGATCTGTTTTTGCGCAAAACGTTTTATATCACCACACCCATTTACTATCCCAGCGACAACCTGCATATCGGCCATGCCTACACCACCGTGGCCGCCGATGCCATGGCCCGGTTCAAACGCCTCACCGGCTACGACGTCTGGTTTTTAACCGGCTCCGACGAGCACGGCCAGAAAATTGAACGCACCGCCCGGGCAAAAGGTATGACTCCCCGGGAATATGTGGACAGGATTGTGGCCGGGTTCAAGCACCTGTGGAAAAAACTGGACATCAGCTATGACGACTTCATCCGCACCACCGAGGAAAGGCACAAGCGGGTAGTCCAGGCCATTTTCCAGAAGCTTTACGACCAGGGGGACATTTACAAGGCCAGCTACGAGGGCTGGTACTGCACTCCCTGCGAAACCTTCTGGACGGAAAGCCGGCTGGAGGAGGGCAACTGCCCGGACTGCGGCCGTCCGGTGGAGCTGGTGCGGGAGGAGAGTTACTTCTTCCGCCTGTCCAGATATGCCGACCGGTTGCTGCAGTACATCGAGGAAAATCCCCATTTCATCCAGCCCGTCTCCCGGCGCAACGAAATGATCAGCTTTATCAAAAGCGGTCTGGAAGATTTGTGCGTTTCCCGCACTACCTTCGACTGGGGCATCCCGGTGCCTTTCGATCCCAAGCACGTAATCTACGTCTGGGTGGACGCCCTGACCAACTACATTTCAGCCCTGGGCTACGGCAGCGGGGACGACAGCCTTTTCCGCAAGTTCTGGCCGGCCGACGTCCACCTGGTGGGAAAGGACATCGTACGCTTCCACAGCATCATCTGGCCCATTATCCTTATGGCCGCCGGCATTGAGCTGCCCCGGCAGGTGGTGGGACACGGGTGGCTCCTGCTGGAGAGCGGGAAGATGAGCAAATCCAGGGGCAACGTGGTGGATCCCCTGGTCCTGATTGACAAGTACGGGGTGGATGCCATCCGCTACTACCTGCTCCGGGAGATGCCCTTTGGGGCCGACGCCTATTACTCCGAGGAATCCCTGGTGCAGCGCATTAACATCGACCTGGCCAACGACCTGGGCAACCTGGTCAGCCGCACCCTGGGTATGATTGAAAAGTATTCCGGCGGCGTGCTGCCACAGCCCGGGCCGGCGGAAGGCGTGGACCGGGAACTAATTGAACTGGCCGAACAAACCCCTGCGGTGGTGGAGGAGCTGATTGACCGCCGGGAGCTGTCCAGCGCCCTGGGCGCCATCTGGAAACTGGTCAACCGGGCCAATAAGTACGTCGACGAAACGGAGCCCTGGGTTTTGAACCGGGATCCCGCCCGCCGGGAACGCCTGAACACCGTGCTCTACAACCTGGCGGAAAGCATGCGCTTTATCGGCGTGTTGATCACCGCCTTTATGCCCAATACTCCCGGCCGGATCTGGTCCCAGCTGGGCATTGCCGACCAACCCGGGCTCCATACCTGGGAGTCCTTGAGCTGGGGGTGCCTGCCGGCGGGAATAAAGGTGCGGCGGGGCGAAGCCCTCTTCCCGCGCATTGATCTGAAGACCCTGGAAAAGGACAGGGGGTTAGCATGATTCACCTGATTGACAGCCACGCCCACCTGGACGACCGCAAATTTGAGGCCGACCGGGAAGAAATGCTGGACCGGGCCCAAAAGGCCGGCGTGGTGCAGATAATCAATGCCGGTTACGATCTGCCTTCCTCCGCCCGGTCCATAAGTCTAGCTGCAAAATATCCCTTTATATTTGCCGCTGTGGGCATCCATCCCCACGATGCCGGGGGGGTCCCGGAGGATTACCTGGGCCAGCTGCAGGAAATGTGCCGCCGGCGGGGTGTAGTGGCCATCGGGGAAATCGGCCTGGACTATTACCGGGACTTGAGCCCGCGGGACGTGCAGCAAAAGGTTTTCCGGGAGCAGCTGGCCCTGGCCCGGGAGCTGGGCCTCCCGGTGATCATCCACGACCGGGACGCCCACGGGGACATTTTGGACATCCTGCGCAGGGACGGCGTCGGGCCGGCCGGGGGAGTAATGCACTGTTTTGCCGGCAGCTGGGAAATGGCCAGGGAATGTATGGCCATGGGCCTTTACATCTCCTTTGCCGGGCCGGTGACCTATCCCAATGCCCGCCGGCCCAAAGAGGTGGCCGCCCGGGTGGATCTATCGCGCCTGCTGGTGGAAACCGACGCTCCTTACCTCACCCCCCAGGCCCGGCGGGGAAATCGCAACGAGCCGGCCTATGTGCGCTATGTGGCGGAGGAAATAGCCGCCTTAAAGGGCGTGACCCTGGAGGAGCTGGCCCGGGCGACCACGGCGAATGCCCGGCGCCTGTTCGGACTGCCCGAAGCCGGCGCTTAAGCCGGCGGCGCCTGAAAGCCGCCGGCCCGTGTCATTCCGCCTTTATGGCCCCGGGAAATTCCGGTCCGCTGGGATGACAGGTGAACATCTTTCGCGGGACCCGGGGAGTGTACGAAAATAACGCCGTTGATTAAATCAAAAATAGAGGATGTTAACAGCGTGTCCCGAAATCAAACGTAAAGAGGGGATATATTGCGGTTGCGGACTTTACCTGGGGGGAGAGGGGAAAAATGAGTGAAACAAAGGGGCTGATCCTGGTTTTCACCGGCAACGGCAAGGGCAAAACCACCGCCGCCCTGGGCATGGGCCTGCGGGCCTGGGGCCAGGGGATGAAGGTGCTGGTGCTGCAGTTTATTAAGGGTGGGTGGAAATACGGTGAATTGAATGCTCCCGCCCGGCTGGGTCCCGGCTTTGAAATCCGCCAGCTGGGGGAAGGATTTACCCGGGTGGGGAACGGTAAAAGCCTGGAGGA
Coding sequences within it:
- a CDS encoding TatD family hydrolase, whose translation is MIHLIDSHAHLDDRKFEADREEMLDRAQKAGVVQIINAGYDLPSSARSISLAAKYPFIFAAVGIHPHDAGGVPEDYLGQLQEMCRRRGVVAIGEIGLDYYRDLSPRDVQQKVFREQLALARELGLPVIIHDRDAHGDILDILRRDGVGPAGGVMHCFAGSWEMARECMAMGLYISFAGPVTYPNARRPKEVAARVDLSRLLVETDAPYLTPQARRGNRNEPAYVRYVAEEIAALKGVTLEELARATTANARRLFGLPEAGA
- the metG gene encoding methionine--tRNA ligase; protein product: MRKTFYITTPIYYPSDNLHIGHAYTTVAADAMARFKRLTGYDVWFLTGSDEHGQKIERTARAKGMTPREYVDRIVAGFKHLWKKLDISYDDFIRTTEERHKRVVQAIFQKLYDQGDIYKASYEGWYCTPCETFWTESRLEEGNCPDCGRPVELVREESYFFRLSRYADRLLQYIEENPHFIQPVSRRNEMISFIKSGLEDLCVSRTTFDWGIPVPFDPKHVIYVWVDALTNYISALGYGSGDDSLFRKFWPADVHLVGKDIVRFHSIIWPIILMAAGIELPRQVVGHGWLLLESGKMSKSRGNVVDPLVLIDKYGVDAIRYYLLREMPFGADAYYSEESLVQRINIDLANDLGNLVSRTLGMIEKYSGGVLPQPGPAEGVDRELIELAEQTPAVVEELIDRRELSSALGAIWKLVNRANKYVDETEPWVLNRDPARRERLNTVLYNLAESMRFIGVLITAFMPNTPGRIWSQLGIADQPGLHTWESLSWGCLPAGIKVRRGEALFPRIDLKTLEKDRGLA